From Diaminobutyricibacter sp. McL0608, one genomic window encodes:
- a CDS encoding RNA polymerase sigma-70 factor, with translation MSRVDEFEDLRPLLFAIAYRILGSVGEAEDAVQETWLRYESSATTPTSTKAYLSAIVTRISIDVLRSARVRREQYVGTWFPEPLVSDPYEDPARAAELADSVSMAALLLLEQLTPLERAVFVLREVFAFDFPEIAASVGRSEAACRQLAVRARRHMDEGRPRFEADRREREELAARFFDAIRDGDVDSLRELLAADVEMIGDSGGKAPQWSRGVHGADNVSRVLGSMIPLFLGIGGTLEPHVVNGQPGAIFRDRAGLVMNTWALDVLDGRIQAIRTVLNPDKLGHVGPVADAWAVLREAQEARRPR, from the coding sequence ATGAGCAGGGTTGACGAGTTCGAAGACCTCCGGCCGCTGCTGTTCGCGATCGCGTACCGGATACTCGGAAGCGTCGGCGAGGCAGAGGATGCGGTGCAGGAGACCTGGCTGCGGTACGAATCGTCTGCGACGACGCCCACCTCGACGAAGGCATACCTGTCTGCCATCGTGACCCGGATCTCGATCGACGTGCTGCGATCGGCGCGGGTGCGGCGGGAACAGTACGTCGGGACGTGGTTCCCTGAGCCGCTGGTCTCGGATCCGTATGAGGACCCGGCGCGCGCGGCAGAACTCGCGGACTCGGTGTCGATGGCCGCCCTGCTGCTGCTCGAGCAGCTGACGCCGCTCGAGCGCGCGGTGTTCGTGCTGCGCGAAGTCTTCGCTTTCGACTTTCCGGAGATCGCGGCATCCGTCGGGCGGTCGGAGGCGGCCTGCCGCCAGCTCGCCGTCCGGGCGCGGAGGCACATGGACGAAGGGCGTCCGCGCTTCGAAGCCGACCGCCGCGAGCGGGAAGAGCTGGCCGCGCGATTCTTCGACGCCATCCGGGATGGCGACGTCGACAGTCTTCGCGAACTGCTCGCGGCCGACGTGGAGATGATCGGGGACAGCGGCGGCAAGGCCCCGCAGTGGAGCCGCGGCGTCCACGGCGCCGACAATGTGAGCCGAGTGCTCGGCTCGATGATCCCGCTGTTCCTCGGGATCGGCGGAACGCTCGAGCCGCACGTGGTCAACGGCCAGCCCGGCGCCATCTTCCGTGACCGCGCCGGATTGGTGATGAACACGTGGGCGCTGGATGTGCTCGATGGCCGCATCCAGGCGATCCGCACAGTGCTCAACCCCGACAAGCTCGGGCACGTGGGACCGGTGGCGGATGCCTGGGCGGTGCTCCGCGAGGCGCAGGAGGCGCGGCGTCCGCGGTGA
- a CDS encoding glycosyltransferase has product MSRVVAVFAPLFPPAKLGGGPIRTLDALVEVAPSSIPLNVLTSDHDLGARDRLPVASNRWLDHHHAKVFYASARSIGGLFEGYRALKSKQPAILYFNGFFDLKFSILPQLLWRFGYWGSAVRLLAPRGEFGAGALGRRSVKKQAFFLVYRALGLHRHLYWHASSEFEASDIRRVWGDRTAILIRENETLLPATATEPSPRHPDDDPGLRAVFLGRLVEHKGLHIALEAIAKVSAPIELDVYGPMEDPKYVELCRGLITALPATATVRMLGMVDPDQTRTTLSGYDVLLMPTAGENFGHVVAESLSVSCPVMCSPHTPWNDVLEDGGGWVLDRTPEAWTSAIEAYALLSPEERQVARERAAAAYARWRARPSDPHVLELLESHLAASA; this is encoded by the coding sequence TTGTCGCGAGTAGTCGCCGTCTTTGCGCCGCTCTTTCCGCCCGCCAAACTCGGCGGCGGTCCAATTCGGACACTCGATGCGCTCGTCGAAGTTGCTCCGAGCAGCATCCCGCTGAATGTGTTGACGTCGGACCACGACCTCGGAGCTCGTGATCGTCTGCCTGTCGCGAGCAACCGCTGGCTCGATCATCACCACGCCAAAGTCTTTTATGCGTCCGCCAGGTCGATCGGCGGGCTGTTCGAAGGGTACCGAGCGCTGAAATCGAAACAGCCTGCCATCCTCTACTTCAACGGCTTCTTCGACCTGAAGTTTTCGATCCTGCCGCAACTCCTCTGGCGGTTCGGATATTGGGGGTCAGCGGTAAGACTTCTGGCACCCCGAGGCGAATTCGGCGCCGGGGCGCTGGGGCGTCGGTCCGTGAAGAAGCAAGCCTTCTTTCTTGTGTACCGAGCCCTCGGACTGCATCGACACCTCTACTGGCACGCTTCGTCAGAATTCGAGGCGTCGGATATTCGTCGCGTGTGGGGAGATCGGACCGCGATCCTCATTCGCGAAAACGAAACGCTTCTTCCCGCGACGGCAACGGAGCCGAGCCCACGGCATCCCGACGATGACCCGGGCCTACGAGCTGTGTTCCTCGGTCGACTTGTCGAACACAAGGGGCTTCACATCGCCCTGGAAGCGATCGCTAAGGTTAGCGCTCCGATAGAGCTGGACGTCTACGGCCCGATGGAAGATCCAAAATACGTCGAGCTCTGTCGTGGCCTGATCACAGCGCTACCGGCAACAGCCACAGTTCGCATGCTCGGAATGGTCGACCCCGACCAGACGCGCACCACGCTCTCGGGCTACGACGTACTTCTGATGCCGACAGCAGGGGAGAACTTCGGGCACGTCGTTGCCGAATCGCTTTCTGTATCCTGCCCAGTCATGTGCAGTCCACACACCCCATGGAACGACGTGCTTGAGGACGGCGGGGGCTGGGTCCTCGATCGAACCCCTGAGGCCTGGACATCCGCGATCGAGGCGTACGCACTCCTCTCTCCCGAAGAACGCCAGGTAGCCCGAGAACGTGCTGCCGCCGCATATGCGCGTTGGCGCGCACGGCCCAGCGACCCGCATGTGCTTGAACTGCTCGAGTCACACCTCGCGGCGTCCGCCTGA
- a CDS encoding DUF4012 domain-containing protein, with translation MLTEPDSRRARRSTAARRGPIRRRRFYSRWWFWLIIVAVIAIACAAWVGVRALQAKQELQSSMPLISTLKTQVLTQDSAGAKGTFATLEPKVANARDLTSDPVWRIAEAVPILGRNLTAVRIMANETDALVTGAVKPLVTVSSSLSLESLKPHNGRIDVAAIEKTIPAVTSASASVDKALAALKSVDTRGTIGQVVAAKAKLQTMLGSTSGALHSAKSVLAILPGALGASGPRNYLLIFQNNGELMPAGGTTGSMAVLHVDNGDIQLIAQSSADPAVFPMFDAPVINVPADSAVLYPKSLGRFVQNLTETPRFSLTFDIAKAMWAKAKGIQIDGMVAVDTVALSQFLKVTGPVPLIDGTQLTSANAVETLLFGLYEKHDAHTVDLINEAVAGSVLGKLFDGGIDPKALASFVTTASKQHRILLWSTNKAEQSVIEKSDFYGAPPTSTAKTDAFGVYFRDMTPSKMAYFLKQSVDLSQATCKAGGPTDVRITVKLTNVAPANAGTTLPSYVTQLDGHIRLGVTAYAPHGYKVAAIKVSNGGEAPLAAKDGEYTTAQDRITIMPGQTQTITFDLIADHADKRALTAQVTPAVSATTITQGSLNCATFPSK, from the coding sequence ATGCTCACCGAACCTGATTCGCGCCGCGCGCGACGTTCTACCGCCGCGCGCCGCGGACCCATCCGGCGCAGGCGGTTCTACTCGCGCTGGTGGTTCTGGCTGATCATCGTCGCGGTCATCGCGATCGCGTGCGCGGCCTGGGTCGGTGTTCGCGCACTTCAGGCGAAGCAGGAGTTGCAGAGCTCCATGCCCCTGATCAGCACGCTCAAGACGCAAGTGCTCACCCAGGACAGCGCAGGTGCAAAAGGGACTTTTGCGACGCTCGAACCCAAGGTGGCGAACGCACGCGACCTGACGAGTGACCCTGTCTGGCGCATTGCCGAGGCGGTGCCGATCCTCGGCCGAAACCTCACCGCCGTGCGCATCATGGCTAACGAGACGGACGCATTGGTCACGGGAGCGGTCAAACCACTCGTCACCGTCAGCAGCTCTCTTTCGCTGGAGTCTCTGAAACCTCACAACGGACGCATCGACGTGGCGGCGATCGAGAAGACGATCCCTGCCGTCACCAGTGCATCGGCATCCGTCGACAAGGCACTGGCGGCTCTCAAGTCGGTAGACACACGCGGCACGATCGGCCAGGTGGTCGCTGCCAAGGCCAAGCTCCAGACGATGCTCGGCTCGACCTCCGGTGCGCTGCACTCGGCCAAGTCCGTTCTCGCGATTCTGCCCGGGGCGTTGGGCGCCAGCGGGCCGCGCAACTACCTGTTGATCTTCCAGAACAACGGCGAACTGATGCCCGCGGGCGGCACGACGGGATCCATGGCCGTTCTGCACGTCGACAACGGCGACATCCAGCTGATTGCGCAGTCCTCGGCCGACCCGGCCGTCTTCCCCATGTTCGATGCGCCCGTGATCAACGTGCCCGCCGACTCCGCCGTGCTCTACCCGAAGAGCCTCGGCCGCTTCGTCCAGAACCTCACCGAGACGCCTCGCTTCTCGCTGACCTTCGACATCGCGAAAGCGATGTGGGCGAAGGCGAAGGGCATCCAGATCGACGGAATGGTCGCGGTTGACACCGTAGCGCTCAGCCAGTTCCTCAAGGTGACCGGCCCGGTGCCGCTCATCGACGGAACGCAGCTCACCAGCGCAAACGCGGTGGAGACGCTCCTCTTCGGCCTGTATGAGAAGCACGATGCTCACACCGTCGACCTGATCAACGAGGCGGTCGCCGGATCTGTGCTCGGCAAACTCTTCGACGGCGGCATCGACCCCAAAGCACTCGCGAGCTTCGTTACCACCGCTTCGAAGCAGCACCGCATCCTGCTCTGGAGCACGAACAAAGCAGAGCAGTCCGTCATCGAGAAGTCCGACTTCTACGGAGCCCCGCCAACGAGCACCGCAAAGACGGATGCGTTCGGCGTCTACTTCCGTGACATGACGCCATCGAAGATGGCCTACTTCCTCAAGCAGAGCGTCGACCTCTCGCAGGCCACGTGCAAGGCCGGCGGCCCGACGGATGTCCGCATCACGGTCAAGCTGACGAATGTCGCGCCGGCCAACGCGGGCACCACGTTGCCGAGTTATGTCACCCAGCTCGATGGTCACATCCGGCTCGGTGTCACCGCCTATGCTCCTCACGGCTACAAGGTCGCCGCCATCAAGGTCAGCAACGGCGGAGAAGCACCCCTCGCCGCGAAAGACGGCGAATACACCACCGCCCAGGACCGCATCACGATCATGCCGGGCCAGACTCAGACGATCACGTTCGACCTGATTGCAGACCATGCCGACAAGCGGGCCCTGACCGCGCAGGTGACGCCGGCCGTCAGCGCGACGACGATCACCCAGGGATCGCTCAACTGCGCCACGTTCCCGTCGAAATAG
- a CDS encoding PadR family transcriptional regulator, with the protein MASAFRPTPLALTVLALLHYEPLHPYGLQRLIRQWGKDAVINVEQRASLYRTIERLETAGLIRVRETGRDQQYPERTVYELTDAGRTTARTWLGDMLATPKNEYPEFPAALSHLLLFSAEDIAQSLEARAGVLAEKLAALEKGIAAQAAAGLPRIAGLEDEYLRAVLRAELDWVRATAAEMRDGRLSWDADELRAFATRQG; encoded by the coding sequence ATGGCTTCCGCATTCCGCCCGACCCCGCTGGCCCTGACGGTGCTCGCGCTCCTGCACTACGAGCCGCTGCATCCATACGGCCTGCAACGCCTCATCCGGCAGTGGGGAAAGGACGCTGTCATCAATGTCGAGCAACGCGCCAGCCTCTACCGCACGATCGAACGCCTCGAAACGGCCGGCCTGATCCGGGTTCGCGAGACCGGGCGCGACCAGCAGTATCCGGAGCGGACGGTCTACGAGCTGACGGATGCGGGCCGCACGACCGCGCGCACGTGGCTCGGCGACATGCTTGCGACCCCGAAGAACGAGTACCCCGAGTTCCCGGCGGCCCTCTCACACCTGCTGCTGTTCTCGGCGGAGGACATCGCGCAGTCCCTCGAGGCCCGCGCGGGCGTGCTGGCGGAGAAGCTCGCCGCGCTCGAAAAAGGTATCGCCGCCCAGGCGGCGGCCGGACTCCCCCGCATCGCGGGGCTCGAGGACGAGTATCTCCGTGCGGTGCTTCGGGCCGAGCTGGACTGGGTGCGGGCAACGGCAGCGGAGATGAGGGATGGGCGGCTCAGCTGGGATGCGGACGAGCTGCGCGCTTTCGCGACGCGGCAGGGCTGA
- a CDS encoding NAD-dependent epimerase/dehydratase family protein, with the protein MRVFVAGGTGVIGQRLVPQLVTRGHQVTATTTSERNLPTLRGLGADAVVMDGLDAASVGQAVASAQPDVIVNQMTAIAPGHAGKPDIKHMDRWFAPTIRLRTEGTDHLLAAAEATGVHHVVAQSYGSWNGIREGGWVKTEDDPLDPLTGTAAEKGMAAIRYLEDAVRAFGGATLRFGALYGPGASDDQAELVRKRQYPLVGDGAGHSSWLHLDDAASATVLAVEQNATGVFNITDDEPAAARDWLPYLAECAGAKPPMRVPTWVARPLAGGVAVIMMTEGRAFSNAKARRELGWELRYPSWRQGFNEGLA; encoded by the coding sequence ATGCGCGTATTCGTGGCAGGCGGTACCGGGGTCATCGGCCAGCGGTTGGTGCCGCAACTGGTAACCCGTGGCCATCAGGTGACGGCGACCACCACATCCGAGCGCAACCTCCCGACCCTGCGCGGGCTGGGGGCGGATGCGGTGGTGATGGATGGGCTGGATGCGGCATCCGTCGGCCAGGCGGTCGCGTCGGCGCAGCCCGACGTGATCGTCAACCAGATGACCGCGATCGCGCCGGGCCACGCCGGCAAGCCCGACATCAAGCACATGGACCGCTGGTTCGCCCCGACCATCCGGCTGCGCACCGAAGGAACGGACCACCTGCTCGCCGCGGCCGAGGCGACCGGAGTGCACCACGTCGTCGCGCAGAGCTACGGCAGCTGGAACGGAATCCGCGAAGGCGGCTGGGTGAAGACCGAGGACGACCCGCTCGACCCGCTCACCGGGACGGCCGCCGAGAAGGGGATGGCGGCCATCCGATACCTCGAGGATGCGGTGCGAGCGTTCGGCGGCGCCACCCTCCGATTCGGCGCCCTCTACGGTCCGGGGGCGAGCGACGACCAGGCCGAGCTCGTGCGCAAACGGCAGTATCCGCTCGTCGGAGACGGCGCCGGGCACAGCTCCTGGCTGCACCTCGACGACGCGGCAAGCGCTACGGTGTTGGCTGTGGAACAGAACGCGACAGGCGTTTTCAACATTACGGACGACGAGCCGGCGGCAGCCCGTGACTGGCTGCCCTACCTGGCGGAGTGCGCGGGCGCGAAGCCGCCGATGCGGGTGCCGACATGGGTCGCGCGACCGCTCGCGGGGGGTGTCGCGGTGATCATGATGACCGAAGGCCGCGCGTTCTCCAATGCGAAGGCTCGGCGGGAGCTCGGCTGGGAGCTCCGCTACCCGTCGTGGCGTCAGGGGTTCAATGAGGGGCTGGCATGA
- the gmd gene encoding GDP-mannose 4,6-dehydratase yields MKRALVTGTTGQDGSYLVELLLAKGYEVHGLKRRSSSFNTGRIEEAVRSEGHRPDRFSMHYADLADAASVTNLVRDIEPDEVYHLGAQSHVAVSFEIPEYTADITGLGTIRLLEAIRASGVPSRFYQASSSEMFGSTPPPQNEATPFHPRSPYGCAKVFGYWSTVNYREAYDIHASNGILFNHESGRRGETFVTRKITRAVARIAAGLQSELRLGNLDAVRDWGYAPEYVEAMWLMLQQDEPDDYVIATGEAHTVREFAEVAFAQVGLNWQDYVVEDPRYMRPSEVDALIGDATKAKEKLGWEPKVHFAELVKRMIEDDTTLLEHELAGRLVRVEL; encoded by the coding sequence TTGAAACGTGCGCTTGTCACCGGTACCACCGGACAAGACGGAAGCTACCTTGTCGAGCTGCTGCTCGCCAAGGGATATGAGGTGCACGGACTCAAACGTCGTTCGTCCTCTTTCAACACGGGAAGGATCGAGGAGGCCGTCCGCTCGGAGGGACATCGTCCCGACCGATTCTCGATGCACTACGCCGACCTCGCAGACGCAGCCTCCGTCACCAACCTCGTGCGCGACATCGAACCCGATGAGGTCTACCACCTCGGCGCTCAAAGTCACGTCGCCGTCTCTTTCGAAATCCCCGAATACACCGCCGATATCACCGGACTCGGCACCATCCGACTCCTGGAAGCCATTCGCGCTTCCGGAGTGCCGAGCCGCTTCTACCAGGCTTCCTCGTCCGAGATGTTCGGCTCTACGCCGCCACCCCAGAACGAGGCCACGCCATTCCATCCCCGCAGTCCGTATGGCTGTGCAAAGGTCTTCGGTTACTGGTCGACAGTGAACTATCGCGAGGCATATGACATCCATGCCTCGAATGGCATCCTCTTCAACCACGAAAGCGGTCGCCGAGGTGAGACGTTCGTCACTCGGAAGATCACGCGTGCGGTCGCCCGGATCGCCGCGGGCCTTCAGAGCGAGCTTCGCCTGGGAAACCTCGATGCCGTCCGCGACTGGGGCTACGCTCCCGAATACGTTGAGGCGATGTGGTTGATGCTGCAGCAGGACGAGCCGGATGACTACGTCATTGCGACTGGCGAAGCCCACACGGTCCGCGAATTCGCGGAGGTCGCGTTCGCACAGGTCGGCCTCAACTGGCAGGACTACGTCGTAGAGGACCCCCGCTACATGCGCCCGAGCGAGGTCGATGCGCTCATCGGTGACGCAACAAAGGCGAAAGAAAAGCTGGGCTGGGAACCAAAGGTGCATTTTGCTGAGTTGGTGAAGCGGATGATAGAGGACGACACCACTCTTCTCGAGCACGAGCTGGCAGGGCGGCTGGTCAGAGTCGAGCTATGA
- a CDS encoding TetR/AcrR family transcriptional regulator, giving the protein MSSVLTSQPVRRVAADRIVLPPTLATTDTRGRILEASLGLFAERGFAGTSIRDIAGAVGIQTATLYGHFPSKEHILAELTLAGHDGHRRAMADAVAAAGADPAAQLAALVRAHVIFHAEFAMLATVSNAELPALSPELVADSIAVRSESERLLTGIIDRGVESGRFTTRDAWLAASAIGGMGLRVSNWFGPGSPMTAEHVADTYADFALRIVGAAP; this is encoded by the coding sequence ATGAGTTCGGTACTGACTTCGCAGCCCGTGCGGCGCGTGGCGGCAGACCGGATCGTGCTCCCGCCCACCCTGGCGACGACCGACACGCGGGGCCGCATCCTCGAAGCATCCCTCGGGCTCTTCGCCGAGCGCGGGTTCGCCGGCACCTCCATTCGCGACATCGCCGGCGCGGTCGGCATCCAGACCGCCACCCTCTACGGGCATTTCCCGTCGAAGGAGCACATCCTTGCCGAGCTCACCCTGGCCGGGCATGACGGTCACCGGCGAGCGATGGCGGATGCGGTGGCCGCCGCAGGTGCGGACCCCGCTGCCCAGCTCGCCGCGCTCGTCCGCGCCCACGTGATCTTCCACGCCGAGTTCGCCATGCTCGCGACGGTCTCGAACGCCGAACTCCCCGCTCTCTCGCCGGAGTTGGTCGCCGATTCGATCGCGGTGCGCTCCGAGAGCGAGCGGTTGCTCACCGGCATCATCGATCGCGGCGTCGAATCCGGCCGTTTCACCACACGGGACGCCTGGCTGGCCGCCTCAGCGATCGGCGGCATGGGGCTACGGGTGTCGAACTGGTTCGGCCCGGGCAGCCCGATGACCGCCGAGCACGTCGCCGACACGTACGCCGACTTCGCGCTCCGCATCGTCGGCGCCGCGCCCTGA
- a CDS encoding PspC domain-containing protein translates to MNTLYRPINGRIIGGVCAGLAQRFGWNPLTVRVLFLLSCLLPGPQFIAYIALWIIMPSESPARA, encoded by the coding sequence ATGAACACTCTCTATCGACCCATCAACGGACGCATCATCGGCGGCGTGTGCGCAGGCCTCGCCCAGCGCTTCGGCTGGAATCCCCTGACCGTGCGTGTGCTGTTCCTGTTGTCCTGCCTGCTTCCGGGCCCGCAGTTCATCGCGTACATCGCGCTCTGGATCATCATGCCGTCGGAGTCGCCCGCGCGCGCGTAA
- a CDS encoding nucleotide sugar dehydrogenase: MQNIAPKAVIVGQGYVGLPVAMRAVEVGYDVVGVDLDSSRIASLQKGVSYVDDISAEVLRDALASGRYLPTTDYDHIVDFDIAVITVPTPLRESLPDLTFIEESSRSLAKSLKQGATVVLESTTYPGTTEELMVPILEEGSGLTAGVDFFVGYSPERIDPGNPTWNFVTTPKVVSGIDELSLAKVQGFYDNLVDRTVPVSSPKEAELTKLLENTFRHVNIALVNELAIFANQLGVNVWESIEAASTKPFGFMKFTPGPGVGGHCLPVDPSYLSWQVRRKLGQNFRFVELANDVNDHMPDYVVQRLMAILNGEKRALNGSRIALIGLSYKKNSGDIRESPALRLIELLDEYGAVLTAVDGHVEDHRWPDRVDRAPDVATAIDGADAAILVTDHDDLDLLSVEGARLPVLDTKNRLRGSNVVRL; encoded by the coding sequence ATGCAGAACATCGCGCCCAAAGCGGTCATCGTCGGTCAGGGATACGTGGGGCTTCCCGTCGCAATGCGGGCTGTCGAGGTCGGATACGACGTCGTCGGCGTGGACTTGGATTCGAGTCGCATCGCCAGCTTGCAGAAAGGCGTCTCGTACGTCGACGACATCTCGGCTGAAGTACTCCGGGATGCACTCGCAAGCGGGCGGTACCTCCCCACGACGGATTACGACCACATCGTCGACTTCGACATTGCGGTGATCACCGTGCCGACGCCACTTCGGGAGAGCCTCCCTGACCTGACATTCATCGAAGAGTCCTCGCGTTCCCTTGCGAAGTCTCTGAAGCAAGGCGCTACCGTCGTGCTCGAATCGACGACCTACCCCGGTACGACCGAGGAACTGATGGTTCCGATCCTCGAAGAGGGGTCTGGCCTCACAGCAGGTGTCGACTTCTTCGTCGGCTACAGTCCCGAGCGCATCGACCCGGGCAACCCGACCTGGAACTTCGTGACCACCCCGAAGGTCGTGTCGGGAATCGATGAGCTGTCGTTGGCAAAGGTCCAGGGCTTCTACGACAACCTCGTAGACCGCACAGTTCCTGTCAGCTCGCCCAAGGAGGCAGAGCTCACCAAGCTCCTTGAGAACACCTTCCGCCATGTGAATATCGCACTCGTCAACGAGCTGGCCATCTTCGCCAACCAGCTCGGCGTCAACGTCTGGGAATCGATCGAGGCCGCCTCGACCAAACCCTTCGGGTTCATGAAGTTCACGCCTGGACCGGGTGTCGGAGGACACTGCCTTCCGGTTGATCCGAGCTATCTCTCCTGGCAGGTTCGCCGCAAACTCGGCCAGAATTTTAGGTTCGTAGAGCTGGCGAACGATGTCAACGACCATATGCCCGACTATGTCGTGCAACGGCTCATGGCGATCCTGAACGGTGAGAAGCGCGCCCTCAACGGCTCACGAATCGCATTGATCGGTCTCTCATACAAGAAGAACTCCGGCGACATCCGGGAATCCCCAGCCCTGCGATTGATCGAATTGCTGGACGAGTACGGTGCCGTCTTGACGGCTGTGGATGGGCATGTCGAGGATCACCGCTGGCCAGACCGCGTCGACAGGGCACCCGACGTCGCAACGGCCATCGACGGGGCGGACGCTGCAATTCTCGTCACCGATCACGATGACCTGGACTTGCTCAGCGTCGAGGGAGCGCGGCTTCCAGTCCTGGATACGAAGAACCGGCTGCGCGGCTCGAACGTCGTACGACTCTGA
- a CDS encoding methyltransferase family protein, translated as MRPLPLDVLPAKILFNVLIFVFAASEVAIRAFSVRNRGRDSRDGSGSAGSGSRELTSLVVVAFGFVIGIIGAVLIAGQVTAAAIPFGRTALFVIGCAAMVFGIAFRAWSVVVLGRWFTVDVRVREHQRVVDRGPYRLLRHPSYTGLLCTCLGIGLALGNWLAVLFAIVPTTLAILYRIRVEERALLDGIGEPYRQFCATRSRLIPHVW; from the coding sequence GTGCGCCCCCTGCCATTGGATGTTCTCCCGGCGAAGATCCTGTTCAACGTGCTCATTTTCGTCTTCGCCGCATCCGAAGTCGCCATCCGGGCGTTCTCGGTGCGCAACCGCGGGCGTGACAGCCGCGACGGCAGCGGCAGCGCTGGCAGCGGCAGCCGAGAGCTGACGAGCCTGGTCGTCGTCGCATTCGGCTTCGTGATCGGCATCATCGGCGCCGTCCTGATCGCCGGGCAGGTCACCGCGGCCGCCATCCCGTTCGGCCGCACAGCGCTCTTCGTGATCGGATGCGCGGCCATGGTTTTCGGCATCGCGTTCCGGGCGTGGTCCGTGGTCGTGCTCGGACGCTGGTTCACGGTCGACGTCCGCGTGCGCGAGCACCAGCGTGTCGTCGACCGGGGCCCCTACCGGCTCCTCCGGCATCCGTCCTACACAGGACTGCTGTGCACCTGCCTCGGCATCGGCCTTGCGCTCGGCAACTGGCTGGCCGTGTTGTTCGCGATCGTGCCGACGACGCTCGCCATCCTGTACCGCATCCGCGTCGAAGAGCGTGCCCTGCTCGACGGCATCGGCGAGCCCTACCGGCAATTCTGCGCAACCCGTTCCCGGTTGATCCCGCACGTCTGGTGA
- a CDS encoding FAD-dependent oxidoreductase, protein MNRTTTATVIGGGIAGAVCAMALQRAGITATIYEAHIGSDEAVGGGLTLAPNGVAALDVIGCGDLVRELGDPMTGIVLESWNGKQLGAFTSGGEDQAALFLWRGRFSAALRAEAAARGIRILSGARFVDAVSDADAVEARFADGTTARAEVLIGADGIHSRVRSVIDPAAPDPSYTGLVGYGGARAGSGLAPSHGTMRMSFGKRAFFGYRVNDDGTAEWFANLPSAVPPTSEQLRARSAEATLDILRAAFADDRTRAADLIAGSDPASLVTVGPLEIMPRLPHWSRDGVVVIGDAAHAASPSSGQGASLAIESAIELARHLRDLPRDEALAAYETARRPRVERIIAAAEKTNSSKAAGPVGRVVRDLVMPVAMRMMRPERQSWQTDYRIAWDAGVAR, encoded by the coding sequence ATGAATCGCACTACGACAGCCACCGTCATCGGTGGCGGAATCGCCGGCGCCGTCTGCGCCATGGCCCTGCAGCGCGCCGGCATCACGGCCACGATCTACGAAGCGCACATCGGGTCGGATGAGGCCGTCGGCGGCGGCCTGACCCTCGCGCCCAACGGTGTCGCCGCGCTGGACGTCATCGGCTGCGGCGACCTCGTCCGTGAGCTCGGCGACCCGATGACCGGCATCGTCCTCGAGAGCTGGAACGGCAAGCAGCTCGGCGCATTCACGTCGGGCGGCGAAGACCAGGCGGCGCTCTTTCTGTGGCGGGGCCGCTTCAGCGCTGCGCTCCGGGCGGAAGCCGCCGCTCGCGGCATCCGTATCCTCTCCGGGGCGCGGTTCGTGGATGCGGTCAGCGACGCGGATGCCGTCGAGGCGCGTTTCGCAGACGGCACCACCGCACGCGCGGAGGTCCTGATCGGTGCTGACGGCATCCACTCCCGGGTGCGATCAGTCATCGATCCCGCCGCTCCCGATCCGAGCTATACAGGGCTCGTTGGTTACGGCGGAGCGCGGGCGGGTTCGGGGCTGGCGCCTTCTCACGGCACGATGCGCATGAGTTTCGGCAAGCGCGCCTTCTTCGGTTATCGCGTGAACGACGACGGGACAGCCGAGTGGTTCGCGAACCTGCCGAGCGCGGTGCCGCCGACGTCGGAACAGTTGCGGGCCCGGAGCGCCGAGGCGACCCTCGACATCCTGCGCGCTGCGTTCGCCGATGACCGCACGCGCGCTGCCGACCTGATCGCCGGCTCGGATCCCGCCTCGCTCGTGACGGTCGGCCCACTGGAGATCATGCCGCGCCTGCCGCATTGGAGCAGGGATGGCGTCGTCGTCATCGGGGATGCGGCGCACGCGGCGTCCCCGAGTTCCGGCCAGGGCGCGTCCCTTGCGATCGAGAGCGCGATCGAGCTGGCGCGGCACCTGCGGGATCTTCCGCGGGATGAGGCGCTCGCTGCCTACGAGACAGCGCGCCGCCCGCGGGTCGAACGCATCATCGCCGCCGCGGAGAAGACCAACAGCAGCAAGGCGGCAGGGCCTGTTGGTCGCGTCGTCCGCGACCTCGTCATGCCGGTCGCGATGCGGATGATGCGCCCCGAGAGGCAGTCGTGGCAGACCGACTACCGGATCGCGTGGGATGCGGGAGTCGCTCGGTGA